A single window of Nyctibius grandis isolate bNycGra1 chromosome Z, bNycGra1.pri, whole genome shotgun sequence DNA harbors:
- the GPR139 gene encoding probable G-protein coupled receptor 139 isoform X2 produces the protein MAAAWANILTVIILSQLVARRQKSSYNYLLALAAADILVLFFIVFVDFLMEDFILNKQMPQVLDKIIEVLEFSSIHTSIWITVPLTIDRYIAVCHPLKYHTVSYPARTRKVIVSVYTTCFLTSIPYYWWPNIWIEDYISTSMHHVLIWIHCFTVYLVPCSIFFILNSIIVYKLRRKSNFRLRGYSTGKTTAILFTITSIFAILWAPRIIMILYHLYVSPINNSWVVHIVSDIANMLALLNTAINFFLYCFISKRFRTMAAATLKASFKCQKQPVQFYTNHNFSITSSPWISPANSHCIKMLVYQYDKNGKPIKISP, from the coding sequence CAAACATCTTGACAGTCATCATCCTTTCCCAGCTCGTGGCTCGCAGGCAGAAGTCCTCCTATAACTATCTTCTAGCACTAGCTGCTGCTGACATCCTGGTTCTCTTCTTCATCGTCTTTGTTGACTTTCTCATGGAAGACTTCATCTTAAACAAACAGATGCCTCAGGTACTGGACAAAATAATTGAGGTCTTGGAATTTTCTTCCATCCACACCTCCATTTGGATTACGGTTCCGCTAACGATCGATAGGTATATAGCTGTGTGCCATCCGCTGAAGTATCACACAGTCTCCTACCCTGCTCGTACTCGAAAAGTCATTGTAAGTGTCTATACCACCTGCTTTTTGACCAGCATCCCCTACTACTGGTGGCCCAACATTTGGATTGAAGACTACATAAGCACATCAATGCATCATGTCCTCATCTGGATCCACTGCTTTACCGTTTACTTAGTGCCCTGCTCCATCTTCTTCATCCTGAATTCCATCATCGTGTACAAGCTGCGACGAAAGAGCAATTTCCGACTGCGAGGGTACTCCACAGGGAAAACAACAGCCATTTTGTTTACTATAACTTCTATTTTTGCCATACTTTGGGCACCAAGAATAATCATGATACTGTATCACCTCTACGTATCGCCTATAAACAACAGCTGGGTGGTACATATTGTGTCGGACATCGCCAATATGCTAGCGCTGCTGAACACtgcaattaatttcttcctctaCTGTTTTATTAGCAAAAGATTTCGCACAATGGCAGCTGCCACGCTGAAAGCCTCCTTTAAGTGTCAGAAGCAACCTGTGCAATTCTATACAAACCATAACTTTTCCATAACAAGCAGCCCTTGGATTTCCCCGGCCAACTCGCACTGCATCAAAATGCTTGTTTACCAGTACGATAAGAATGGAAAGCCTATAAAAATATCACCGTGA